In a genomic window of Nodosilinea sp. E11:
- the smpB gene encoding SsrA-binding protein SmpB — MADSSDGYKIVSDNRQARHEYEILETYEAGLELMGSEVKSIRQGRVNLRDGYALIKDGELWLHNIHISPYTMTNKAYNHEAKRARKLLLHRDEIRKLIGKVEQKGLTLVPLKLYLQRGWVKATIALAKGKKLHDKRESLKRKQESRETARALSGRD, encoded by the coding sequence GTGGCCGATTCAAGTGATGGATACAAGATTGTCAGCGACAACCGCCAGGCTCGCCACGAGTACGAAATTTTAGAAACCTACGAAGCTGGGCTAGAGCTGATGGGCTCAGAGGTCAAGTCCATTCGCCAGGGCCGCGTGAACCTGCGCGACGGCTACGCCCTGATTAAAGACGGTGAACTGTGGCTGCACAATATCCACATTTCTCCCTACACAATGACCAACAAGGCCTATAACCACGAGGCCAAGCGCGCCCGCAAGCTGCTGCTGCACCGTGACGAAATTCGCAAACTGATCGGCAAAGTTGAGCAAAAGGGGCTAACTCTGGTGCCGCTTAAGCTCTATCTTCAACGGGGCTGGGTCAAGGCCACCATTGCCCTGGCTAAGGGCAAAAAACTCCACGACAAGCGGGAAAGCCTCAAGCGCAAACAAGAAAGCCGCGAGACGGCTCGGGCACTGAGCGGACGGGATTAA
- a CDS encoding ATP-dependent Clp protease proteolytic subunit, which translates to MSLEIKAVQAPYGDAMYRTPPPDLPSLLLKERIVYLGLPLFSGDDVKQQVGIDVTELIIAQLLFLQFDDPDKPIYFYINSTGTSWYDGNMIGYDTEAFAICDTMNYIKPPVHTICLGQAMGSAAVILAAGTKGYRASLPHARIVLNQPRSGAQGQATDIEIRAKEVLDNKRSMMDILAKSTGKTRDQVMRDSDRMFYMNPEEAKEYGIIDRVLASRKELPQPAGVGV; encoded by the coding sequence ATGAGTTTAGAGATAAAAGCCGTGCAGGCACCGTATGGCGATGCGATGTACCGCACGCCGCCCCCAGATCTACCCTCCCTGCTGCTCAAGGAGCGGATTGTCTATCTGGGCCTTCCTCTGTTCTCGGGGGATGACGTTAAGCAGCAGGTGGGTATTGACGTCACCGAGCTGATCATTGCTCAGCTGCTCTTCTTGCAGTTCGATGACCCCGACAAACCCATTTATTTCTATATCAATTCCACTGGCACTTCCTGGTACGACGGCAACATGATTGGCTACGACACCGAAGCCTTTGCCATCTGCGACACCATGAACTACATCAAGCCGCCAGTGCACACCATTTGCCTGGGCCAAGCGATGGGCTCTGCCGCCGTGATTTTAGCCGCCGGCACAAAGGGCTACCGGGCTAGCTTGCCCCACGCGCGGATTGTGCTCAATCAGCCTCGCAGTGGAGCCCAGGGCCAAGCAACCGACATCGAAATTCGGGCCAAAGAAGTGCTCGACAACAAGCGTTCGATGATGGATATTTTGGCCAAGAGCACCGGCAAAACCAGAGACCAGGTAATGCGCGATTCTGACCGGATGTTCTACATGAACCCAGAGGAAGCTAAGGAATACGGCATTATTGACCGGGTGCTGGCTAGCCGCAAAGAGCTACCTCAGCCGGCTGGAGTTGGGGTTTAG
- a CDS encoding DnaJ domain-containing protein: MALAHYYRILGLRTGASFDNVKLAYRNLARLYHPDVNPGDQLAKEKFIQVTQAYKALANALPTDGVAASPASPAAVRSTQNSPSTAPRPQTPRSPRAEPSQAAPPPPAEEIELTLSPTPGGSEVDQTLKVNSFKHLRGFFQEQRFPRAVALVEGLVQRFPEDPEIRQWHALTYYRWGHDLLNHHNFSKAEACLKKAWRVDPYNKSLRQALQQDFQRLAQQQQASMPQAQ; this comes from the coding sequence ATGGCGCTGGCGCACTACTACCGCATATTGGGGCTAAGAACTGGGGCCAGCTTTGACAATGTTAAGCTGGCCTATCGTAATTTAGCTCGGCTATATCACCCGGATGTGAACCCTGGGGACCAACTGGCCAAGGAAAAATTTATTCAGGTTACGCAGGCTTATAAGGCTCTGGCCAACGCGTTGCCTACGGATGGGGTAGCGGCTTCTCCAGCGTCCCCTGCTGCGGTTAGATCGACCCAGAATTCCCCTAGCACGGCACCTCGACCCCAGACACCCCGATCGCCCCGGGCTGAGCCTTCTCAAGCCGCTCCACCACCACCTGCGGAAGAAATTGAACTGACCCTAAGCCCAACTCCAGGCGGGTCGGAGGTTGACCAAACTCTAAAAGTCAATAGCTTTAAGCACCTGCGAGGTTTCTTCCAAGAACAACGCTTTCCCCGAGCAGTGGCTTTGGTAGAGGGGCTGGTGCAGCGATTCCCAGAAGATCCTGAAATTCGCCAGTGGCATGCGCTCACTTACTATCGCTGGGGCCACGACTTACTCAATCACCATAATTTCAGTAAGGCCGAAGCCTGCTTGAAAAAAGCCTGGCGGGTTGATCCTTACAACAAGTCTTTGCGCCAGGCGCTTCAGCAAGATTTTCAGCGGCTAGCGCAGCAGCAGCAAGCCTCGATGCCCCAGGCTCAGTAA
- a CDS encoding glycosyltransferase family 4 protein → MPSSLRLLLISTPVGPLGSGLGGGVELTLINVVQGLRARGHQVTVLAPEGSQLGTVPIVQIPGQLQPTAHTQGRNTPITIPDNSVLGNMWRYAQRQQDQFDVIVNFAYDWLPFYLTEFFCTPVAHFVTMGSLSDAMDGAIDQVAQDYPNRLGAYTRTQAETFGVADAFAILSSAIDLDLYDFCASPGNALAWLGRISPEKGLEDALEAAAMAQAPLKILGKLEDADYWHRLCDRFPGAADCYLGFLPTHELQQVLRQCRALVMTPRWVEAFGNVAIEALACGVPVIAYARGGPAEIVQSGKTGWLVPPDDVQGLVDAIAAIDRLDRRACRLQAETDYSLEALAIRFEQWFYTILSTR, encoded by the coding sequence TGGGGGGTGGGGTCGAACTTACCCTGATCAACGTTGTTCAGGGGCTCAGGGCACGAGGGCACCAGGTGACCGTGCTGGCCCCCGAGGGGTCTCAATTAGGGACCGTCCCCATCGTTCAAATCCCTGGTCAGCTTCAACCCACGGCCCATACCCAGGGGCGCAACACCCCGATCACGATTCCCGACAATAGTGTGTTGGGCAATATGTGGCGCTATGCCCAACGGCAGCAAGACCAGTTTGATGTGATCGTCAACTTCGCCTACGACTGGTTGCCGTTTTATCTGACAGAATTTTTCTGTACTCCAGTCGCTCACTTTGTCACCATGGGGTCTCTCAGCGACGCCATGGATGGGGCCATTGACCAAGTAGCTCAGGACTACCCCAACCGTCTGGGGGCCTATACCCGCACCCAGGCCGAAACCTTTGGCGTTGCCGATGCTTTCGCAATCCTCAGCAGTGCTATCGATTTAGACCTGTACGACTTCTGTGCTTCCCCAGGTAATGCTCTAGCTTGGCTGGGTCGCATCTCTCCCGAAAAGGGCCTAGAAGACGCCCTAGAGGCCGCAGCTATGGCCCAGGCACCGCTCAAAATCCTCGGCAAACTAGAGGATGCCGACTACTGGCATCGACTCTGCGATCGCTTTCCCGGTGCTGCTGACTGCTACCTGGGCTTTCTGCCGACCCATGAGCTTCAGCAGGTCTTGCGCCAGTGCCGTGCCCTGGTGATGACTCCACGCTGGGTTGAGGCCTTTGGCAATGTGGCGATCGAAGCCCTGGCCTGCGGCGTGCCGGTCATTGCCTATGCCAGGGGCGGCCCCGCTGAAATTGTGCAGTCGGGCAAGACCGGTTGGCTAGTGCCACCCGACGATGTGCAGGGGCTGGTGGATGCGATCGCCGCCATTGACCGTCTCGATCGCCGCGCCTGCCGCCTTCAAGCCGAAACAGACTATTCCCTAGAGGCCCTTGCCATCCGCTTCGAGCAATGGTTTTACACCATCCTCTCGACTCGTTAA
- a CDS encoding SRPBCC family protein: MTANPPNPTNFEAAPLDAEVFAGDLGSGALALESGVSVQTEKLEGQQRRILAFTQIPATVDQVWQVLTDYDNLASFIPNLACSQRLSHPDGGIRLEQIGSQCFLNIKVCARVVLDMVETFPKELRFSMVEGDFRQFEGKWTLEPVADTPEPLVRLGYDLVIRPPRAMPVGLIERHIRNDLSRNLRAISDRTTALFAD, encoded by the coding sequence ATGACTGCAAATCCTCCCAACCCAACAAATTTTGAGGCAGCGCCCCTGGACGCTGAAGTTTTTGCTGGCGATCTGGGGTCGGGTGCCCTGGCGCTAGAGTCTGGAGTGAGCGTTCAAACCGAAAAGCTGGAGGGCCAGCAGCGACGAATTTTGGCGTTTACGCAAATTCCAGCCACAGTCGATCAGGTGTGGCAGGTACTCACCGATTACGACAACCTGGCAAGCTTTATTCCCAACCTTGCCTGTAGCCAACGACTCAGCCACCCCGATGGCGGCATTCGGCTAGAGCAGATCGGCTCCCAATGTTTTCTCAACATCAAGGTTTGTGCCCGCGTAGTACTTGATATGGTTGAGACGTTCCCAAAAGAACTGCGCTTCTCGATGGTAGAAGGCGATTTTCGCCAATTTGAGGGCAAATGGACCCTAGAGCCGGTCGCAGATACTCCAGAGCCTCTGGTTCGCCTGGGCTATGACTTAGTGATTCGTCCCCCTCGGGCCATGCCAGTTGGTCTAATTGAGCGGCATATTCGGAACGACTTGAGCAGAAACTTGCGGGCAATTAGCGATCGCACTACGGCCCTATTTGCTGATTAA
- a CDS encoding HAMP domain-containing sensor histidine kinase, whose translation MASDNSPVLFQARPPEGLSLAASTHGDGREIWPLVHALAATLNDPNPLPALTEVLGTHLGARACLMLCHYPSTSGVTYTCWHQGTAPASHWLAASSDPSTVLDGQRRVTLELIQQTIAPPMGLGWPHWRKGLAELLQADHRPPAWLRAIATATAIAVDGSGLQGAILLLGTSSLGLDQTVQANLASLGAIAFHQYYLQGQAQGNAEQVLYLNHLKEDFLSTLSHELRTPLTSMMLAIRMLRRPDLTPERSAMYLDILEQQCTREINLVNDLLMLQTLESTPPLTTPQPIDLSHLLTDLAQQAKEPFQQAQLTLAQQLPPTPVTLSIDSAQLTKVLQELLANARKYSAPQTTVTLALADNQAHQGRITLQISNVGAAIGADDLPHIFDKFRRGCNATKDGIAGTGAGLALVHGIVEQLGGTIKVSSQPHDNQLWQTCFTLEFEHHDKSIHNS comes from the coding sequence ATGGCATCTGACAATTCACCAGTTTTGTTCCAGGCTCGCCCTCCCGAAGGGTTATCGCTGGCCGCCTCCACCCATGGCGACGGTAGAGAAATCTGGCCGTTGGTTCATGCCCTGGCGGCTACCCTCAATGACCCCAACCCCCTACCGGCCCTAACCGAGGTGCTGGGCACTCATCTCGGCGCACGCGCCTGTCTCATGCTCTGTCACTACCCCAGCACTAGTGGCGTCACCTATACCTGCTGGCACCAGGGAACTGCCCCGGCGAGTCACTGGCTAGCCGCCAGCTCAGACCCCAGTACAGTCTTGGACGGGCAGCGTCGCGTAACCCTCGAACTCATTCAGCAGACCATTGCCCCCCCGATGGGCCTGGGCTGGCCTCACTGGCGCAAGGGGTTAGCAGAACTGCTGCAGGCCGATCATCGTCCCCCCGCCTGGCTGCGGGCGATCGCCACCGCTACGGCAATTGCTGTCGATGGGTCAGGCTTGCAGGGAGCTATTTTGCTGCTCGGCACCTCTAGCCTAGGGCTAGACCAAACCGTACAGGCAAATTTGGCCAGTCTGGGGGCGATCGCCTTTCATCAGTACTACCTCCAGGGACAGGCGCAGGGCAATGCCGAGCAAGTGCTCTACCTCAACCATCTCAAAGAAGACTTTCTCAGTACCCTTAGCCACGAGTTGCGCACCCCCCTGACCAGCATGATGCTGGCCATCCGTATGTTGCGCCGCCCCGACCTCACTCCCGAGCGATCGGCTATGTACTTAGATATCTTGGAGCAGCAGTGCACCCGCGAAATTAATTTGGTCAACGACCTGCTGATGCTGCAAACCCTTGAGTCTACACCCCCCTTAACCACTCCCCAACCCATTGACCTAAGCCACCTACTTACCGATTTAGCCCAGCAGGCAAAAGAGCCCTTTCAACAGGCACAGCTCACCCTGGCGCAGCAACTACCGCCCACGCCGGTGACGCTGTCGATCGATTCGGCCCAGTTGACTAAGGTGTTGCAAGAGCTATTGGCCAACGCCCGCAAATACTCCGCTCCTCAAACGACTGTGACCCTGGCCCTGGCCGACAATCAAGCCCATCAGGGTCGAATCACACTACAAATTAGCAATGTAGGAGCTGCCATTGGGGCAGACGACTTGCCCCATATTTTCGATAAATTTCGCCGGGGATGTAATGCCACCAAAGACGGCATCGCTGGCACTGGTGCTGGCCTCGCCCTGGTCCACGGGATTGTTGAGCAGCTGGGGGGCACCATTAAGGTGTCGAGCCAGCCCCATGACAATCAGCTCTGGCAGACCTGTTTTACCCTTGAGTTCGAACATCATGACAAATCTATCCACAATTCATAG
- a CDS encoding ATP-dependent Clp protease proteolytic subunit: protein MPIGTPKVPYRLPGSQYSQWVDIYTRLNQERIIFLGQEVTDTLANSIVAAMLYLDSDDNTKPIYLYINSPGGSVTAGMAIYDTMQYIKSDVVTICLGLAASMGAFLLAAGSHGKRVALPHSRIMIHQPMGGTGRQRLQASDIAIEAKEILRVRQELNEMMARHTGRSIDQIQKDTDRDYFMSAEEAVAYGLIDRVIEERTQDLATPTPAVV from the coding sequence ATGCCCATCGGCACTCCCAAGGTTCCCTATCGTTTGCCTGGTAGCCAGTACTCCCAGTGGGTTGATATTTATACCCGTTTGAACCAGGAGCGAATTATTTTTCTGGGGCAAGAGGTCACTGATACCCTGGCCAATTCCATTGTGGCCGCCATGCTGTACCTTGACTCTGACGATAACACCAAGCCTATTTACCTCTACATCAACTCCCCTGGCGGGTCGGTGACGGCGGGTATGGCAATCTACGACACCATGCAGTACATCAAGTCTGATGTAGTGACAATTTGTTTAGGGTTGGCGGCCTCCATGGGGGCCTTTCTACTGGCAGCCGGTAGCCACGGCAAGCGAGTGGCCTTGCCTCACTCGCGCATCATGATTCACCAGCCCATGGGTGGCACCGGACGCCAGCGTCTTCAAGCCAGTGACATTGCCATTGAGGCCAAAGAGATTCTACGGGTTCGCCAAGAGCTCAACGAGATGATGGCCCGTCACACCGGTCGCTCTATTGACCAAATTCAAAAAGACACTGACCGTGACTACTTCATGTCGGCGGAAGAGGCTGTGGCCTATGGCTTGATCGACCGGGTAATTGAAGAGCGAACCCAAGATTTGGCTACCCCCACGCCTGCTGTGGTTTAA
- a CDS encoding ATP-binding protein: protein MARSAPASTSPVIGTVKGPGENGNQYVFITADNRQVKIGEFVYYTVDLADMANAQILGKISERRLIDHLPDRIFADPDIDPEAIAALVGFAHPNPEIYEVTVDVVGHFHPALGFMNPRVAPDPGAKVCLADDESLRQIINKKQPQAVGSAHIGSLLLRPGGRVPVALDVKELVSTHMAILAGTGSGKSYTAGVLIEELLSPYNRAAVLIFDPHGEYGTLTELRGHPSFASDDGYSPEVKILTPDDIRIRMSSLDYYDILTLLPDMSDRQQAILNKAFSLLGKHKFGEHRWDVQDLISACYESDRTTDDEGNEKTGSSAPALEWKLGKLERSDYFHRVQHLAPKDLFSPGQVTVLQMNEISQEEQQVICAAVLRQSYQARMNTAKEKITPDDENYLPYPVFILIEEAHRFAPAHEPARCKQILRTILSEGRKFGMGVGLITQRPGKLDSDVLSQCMSQFLMRIVNPVDQDSLKYGVEAAGRDLLKELPSLTKGQVIVSGACVNTPVLCQVRQRLTKHGGETMNAPEAWLSHFQRHHQQARQLEKAAPARAGKKAETFGGVSIE, encoded by the coding sequence ATGGCACGCTCAGCACCAGCTTCGACCTCTCCAGTGATCGGCACCGTTAAGGGGCCAGGGGAAAATGGCAACCAGTATGTGTTTATTACTGCCGACAATCGCCAGGTCAAGATTGGCGAGTTTGTTTATTACACCGTCGATCTAGCGGATATGGCCAATGCCCAGATTTTGGGTAAAATCTCTGAGCGTCGCTTGATTGACCACCTGCCCGATCGCATTTTTGCTGACCCCGATATTGACCCTGAGGCGATCGCTGCCCTGGTCGGCTTTGCCCACCCCAACCCCGAAATTTACGAAGTCACTGTCGATGTGGTGGGTCACTTCCACCCCGCCCTGGGGTTCATGAACCCTCGCGTTGCCCCTGACCCCGGCGCTAAGGTCTGCCTGGCCGATGACGAGAGCCTGCGCCAGATCATCAACAAAAAGCAGCCCCAGGCTGTCGGCTCGGCCCACATTGGTTCGCTGCTGCTGCGCCCTGGGGGGCGGGTGCCCGTCGCCTTAGACGTGAAGGAATTGGTCAGTACCCATATGGCAATTTTGGCCGGTACCGGCTCCGGTAAGTCTTACACCGCTGGGGTGCTGATCGAAGAGCTGCTCAGCCCCTACAACCGTGCCGCCGTGCTGATCTTTGACCCCCACGGCGAGTATGGCACCCTGACCGAACTGCGGGGTCACCCCAGCTTTGCCAGCGACGACGGCTACAGCCCCGAGGTCAAAATTCTCACCCCCGACGACATTCGCATTCGCATGTCGTCCCTCGATTACTACGACATTCTCACTTTGCTGCCAGATATGAGCGATCGCCAACAGGCCATTCTCAACAAAGCCTTCAGCCTATTGGGTAAGCACAAGTTTGGCGAACACCGCTGGGATGTGCAGGATTTAATCTCCGCTTGCTACGAGTCAGACCGCACCACCGACGACGAGGGCAATGAAAAAACTGGCTCCTCAGCTCCCGCCCTAGAGTGGAAGCTAGGCAAGCTGGAGCGGTCAGATTATTTTCACCGGGTGCAGCACCTAGCCCCTAAAGACCTCTTCTCTCCAGGCCAGGTTACCGTGCTGCAAATGAACGAGATCAGCCAGGAGGAGCAACAGGTGATCTGTGCCGCCGTGCTGCGCCAAAGCTACCAGGCCCGCATGAACACCGCTAAAGAAAAAATTACCCCCGACGACGAAAACTACCTGCCCTACCCGGTATTCATTTTGATCGAGGAGGCCCACCGCTTTGCTCCGGCCCACGAACCGGCCCGCTGTAAGCAAATTTTGCGCACCATTCTCAGTGAGGGCCGCAAGTTTGGCATGGGGGTGGGGCTAATTACCCAGCGCCCCGGTAAGCTCGACTCGGATGTGCTCTCCCAGTGCATGAGCCAGTTTCTAATGCGCATTGTCAACCCTGTTGACCAAGACAGCCTCAAGTACGGTGTTGAAGCCGCCGGGCGCGATTTACTCAAAGAACTACCCTCACTCACCAAGGGTCAGGTAATTGTCTCTGGGGCCTGCGTCAATACGCCGGTGCTCTGCCAGGTGCGCCAGCGCCTCACTAAGCACGGCGGTGAAACGATGAATGCTCCAGAAGCTTGGCTCAGCCACTTTCAGCGTCATCACCAGCAGGCCCGTCAGCTCGAAAAAGCGGCTCCGGCGCGGGCCGGCAAAAAGGCTGAAACCTTTGGCGGCGTGAGTATTGAGTGA
- a CDS encoding class I SAM-dependent methyltransferase — protein MLLQPDQRTKLDDASDTYFYDVPRLVTHVDEGFIQQLTDLYRQRLTPGSRLFDMMSSWVSHLPAELPFEHIEGHGMNAEELAKNPRLDHYFVQNLNENPQLPLEDASFDAVLNTVSVQYLQQPEVVFAEIYRVLKPGGIAIVSFSNRMFYQKAIAAWRDGSETRRVNLVKSYFGAVPGFGTPEVIAHTPNVPAILQMLGMPGGDPFYAVIAERMQPLTQP, from the coding sequence ATGCTGCTTCAGCCCGATCAACGTACTAAGCTAGACGATGCCAGCGATACCTATTTTTACGATGTGCCCCGCCTTGTTACCCATGTAGATGAGGGGTTCATTCAGCAGCTGACAGATTTATATCGCCAGCGGTTGACCCCCGGTAGCCGCCTTTTCGACATGATGAGCAGTTGGGTTTCGCACTTGCCAGCGGAGTTGCCCTTTGAGCACATTGAAGGGCACGGCATGAATGCTGAGGAGTTAGCTAAAAACCCCCGCCTCGACCACTACTTTGTGCAAAACCTGAACGAAAACCCTCAGCTGCCTCTCGAGGATGCCTCCTTTGATGCGGTGCTCAATACTGTATCAGTGCAATATCTTCAGCAGCCTGAGGTGGTATTTGCTGAGATCTATCGCGTTCTTAAACCGGGCGGCATTGCCATTGTCAGTTTCTCGAACCGGATGTTTTATCAAAAGGCGATCGCCGCCTGGCGCGACGGTAGTGAAACTCGCCGAGTCAATTTGGTTAAGAGCTATTTTGGCGCAGTGCCAGGCTTTGGCACCCCAGAGGTGATTGCTCACACTCCCAATGTCCCCGCTATTTTGCAAATGCTCGGTATGCCCGGCGGCGACCCCTTCTACGCCGTGATCGCCGAACGCATGCAGCCCTTGACGCAGCCCTGA
- a CDS encoding YciI family protein — translation MPWFVKLERGIVNKATFDQFVPDHVAYVKDLIAQGHAAKTGYWAEYGGGMLLFRADSIEEARAIVAADPLIANHCVEYELHEWRVVVE, via the coding sequence ATGCCCTGGTTCGTTAAACTCGAAAGAGGCATTGTTAACAAAGCCACCTTTGACCAGTTTGTGCCCGACCATGTGGCCTACGTCAAAGACCTGATCGCCCAGGGCCATGCCGCCAAAACCGGCTACTGGGCCGAATATGGGGGTGGTATGCTGTTGTTCCGGGCCGATTCTATCGAAGAAGCCCGCGCCATTGTGGCCGCCGACCCGTTGATTGCCAACCACTGCGTCGAGTACGAGCTGCACGAATGGCGGGTGGTGGTCGAATAG